The Streptomyces sp. CC0208 genome window below encodes:
- a CDS encoding L,D-transpeptidase has product MRAVPAPKVWVTGLTVGAIAAVVALAVQADKGTKPTAAATARPSVSASPRASAQPEPSATAVPDGSGTGRRIVYSLGEKRVWLIDASEAARRTFAVWPGAVDPAPGTYAVSLRRGDPTTGSDGVRIEHIVYFTAVDGVNVAFSNAVDGSSPPPANGTRTGGIRMKAADGSALWTFGETGTKVVVVN; this is encoded by the coding sequence ATGCGTGCCGTGCCAGCCCCGAAGGTCTGGGTGACGGGTCTGACCGTGGGGGCGATCGCCGCCGTCGTCGCCCTGGCCGTACAGGCCGACAAGGGAACCAAGCCGACCGCGGCCGCCACCGCCAGGCCCAGCGTGTCGGCCTCTCCGCGCGCGTCCGCGCAACCCGAGCCGTCGGCGACCGCGGTCCCGGACGGCTCCGGCACCGGCCGCCGGATCGTCTACTCGCTCGGAGAGAAGCGGGTGTGGCTCATCGACGCGAGCGAGGCGGCCCGGCGGACCTTCGCCGTCTGGCCGGGGGCGGTCGACCCCGCCCCCGGTACCTACGCCGTCTCGCTGCGCCGGGGAGACCCGACGACCGGATCCGACGGCGTGCGGATCGAGCACATCGTGTACTTCACCGCCGTGGACGGCGTGAACGTCGCCTTCTCCAACGCGGTGGACGGCTCCTCGCCCCCGCCCGCGAACGGCACCCGGACCGGCGGCATCCGCATGAAGGCGGCGGACGGGTCGGCCCTGTGGACGTTCGGCGAGACGGGGACGAAGGTCGTCGTCGTCAACTAG
- a CDS encoding bifunctional FO biosynthesis protein CofGH, translating to MTTSATSGTGPTDRPGGTGPTENSLRRALKRARDGVALDVSEAAVLLQARGPALDDLTASAARVRDAGLAQAGRPGVITYSKSVFIPLTRLCRDKCHYCTFVTVPGKLRRAGHGMFMSPDEVLDVARKGAALGCKEALITLGDKPEDRWPEAREWLDAHGYDDTIAYVRAISIRILEETGLLPHLNPGVLSWTDFQRLKPVAPSMGMMLETTATRLWSEPGGPHHGSPDKEPAVRLRVLEDAGRSSVPFTSGILIGIGETYEERAESLFALRRTARSYHSVQELIIQNFRAKPDTAMRGMPDAELDELVAAVAVARLIMGPAANIQAPPNLVDSEYERLIGAGIDDWGGVSPLTIDHVNPERPWPQIEELTERSAAAGFELRERLCVYPEFVQRGEPWLDPRLRPHVAALADPETGLARPDALPKGLPWQEPEEVFVASGRTDLHASIDTEGRTSDRRDDFDEVYGDWGALREAAAPGMVPERIDTDVREALRTAADDPTKLTDDEALALLHADGPALDALTRIADDVRKSVAGDDVTYIVTRNINFTNVCYTGCRFCAFAQRRTDADAYTLSLDQVADRAQQAWEVGAVEVCMQGGIHPDLPGTAYFDIAKAVKERVPGMHVHAFSPMEVVNGATRTGLSIREWLTAAKEAGLDSIPGTAAEILDDEVRWVLTKGKLPTATWIEVIETAHEVGLRSSSTMMYGHVDQPRHWLGHLRTLAGIQQRTGGFTEFVTLPFIHTNAPVYLAGIARPGPSMRDNRAVTAMARLLLHPYIPNIQTSWVKLGTEGAAEMLRSGANDLGGTLMEETISRMAGSSYGSYKSVKDLIAVAEAAGRPARPRTTLYGEVPQERQKAARVSDGHLPELLPVLD from the coding sequence ATGACGACCTCCGCGACCTCCGGAACCGGCCCCACCGACCGCCCCGGCGGTACCGGCCCCACCGAGAACTCCCTGCGTCGCGCTCTCAAACGTGCCCGGGACGGCGTCGCCCTCGACGTCTCCGAGGCCGCGGTGCTGCTCCAGGCCCGCGGCCCGGCCCTGGACGACCTCACCGCGTCCGCCGCCCGGGTCAGGGACGCGGGCCTCGCACAGGCGGGCCGCCCCGGTGTCATCACGTACTCGAAGAGCGTCTTCATCCCGCTGACCCGGCTGTGCCGGGACAAGTGCCACTACTGCACCTTCGTCACCGTCCCCGGCAAGCTCCGCCGCGCCGGGCACGGCATGTTCATGTCCCCCGACGAGGTCCTGGACGTGGCCCGCAAGGGCGCCGCGCTGGGCTGCAAGGAAGCCCTGATCACCCTCGGCGACAAGCCCGAGGACCGCTGGCCGGAGGCCAGGGAGTGGCTGGACGCGCACGGCTACGACGACACCATCGCCTACGTCCGGGCCATCTCCATCCGGATCCTGGAGGAGACGGGACTCCTCCCGCACCTCAACCCGGGCGTGCTGTCCTGGACCGACTTCCAGCGGCTGAAGCCGGTCGCGCCGAGCATGGGCATGATGCTGGAGACGACCGCGACCCGCCTGTGGTCCGAGCCCGGTGGCCCGCACCACGGCTCCCCGGACAAGGAGCCCGCCGTACGGCTGCGGGTCCTGGAGGACGCCGGGCGTTCGTCGGTGCCGTTCACGAGCGGCATCCTCATCGGGATCGGCGAGACGTACGAGGAGCGCGCCGAGTCGCTCTTCGCGCTCCGGCGCACGGCGCGGTCGTACCACAGCGTCCAGGAGCTGATCATCCAGAACTTCCGCGCCAAGCCGGACACCGCGATGCGCGGCATGCCGGACGCGGAACTCGACGAGCTGGTCGCCGCGGTCGCCGTCGCCCGCCTCATCATGGGCCCGGCCGCCAACATCCAGGCCCCGCCGAACCTCGTCGACAGCGAGTACGAGCGCCTGATCGGGGCGGGCATCGACGACTGGGGCGGGGTCAGCCCGCTCACCATCGACCACGTCAACCCCGAGCGTCCGTGGCCCCAGATCGAGGAGCTGACCGAGCGGTCCGCCGCGGCCGGCTTCGAGCTGCGGGAACGTCTGTGCGTGTACCCCGAGTTCGTCCAGCGCGGCGAGCCCTGGCTGGACCCGAGGCTGCGCCCGCACGTGGCGGCGCTGGCCGACCCGGAGACGGGCCTCGCGCGCCCCGACGCCCTCCCGAAGGGGCTGCCGTGGCAGGAGCCGGAGGAGGTGTTCGTGGCCTCCGGGCGTACGGATCTGCACGCCTCCATCGACACCGAGGGCCGTACGTCCGACCGCCGCGACGACTTCGACGAGGTCTACGGCGACTGGGGCGCCCTGCGTGAGGCGGCCGCCCCCGGCATGGTGCCCGAGCGCATCGACACGGACGTACGCGAGGCGCTGCGGACAGCCGCCGACGACCCCACGAAGCTGACCGACGACGAGGCCCTCGCGCTGCTGCACGCCGACGGGCCTGCCCTGGACGCGCTCACCCGGATCGCCGACGACGTCCGCAAGTCGGTGGCCGGCGACGACGTCACGTACATCGTCACCCGGAACATCAACTTCACCAACGTCTGCTACACCGGCTGCCGTTTCTGCGCCTTCGCCCAGCGGCGCACCGACGCCGACGCCTACACGCTCTCCCTGGACCAGGTGGCCGACCGCGCCCAACAGGCCTGGGAGGTCGGCGCGGTGGAGGTCTGCATGCAGGGCGGGATCCACCCGGACCTGCCCGGCACGGCGTACTTCGACATCGCCAAGGCGGTGAAGGAGCGGGTCCCCGGCATGCATGTGCACGCCTTCTCGCCGATGGAGGTCGTCAACGGCGCGACCAGGACCGGTCTTTCGATCCGGGAGTGGCTGACCGCGGCCAAGGAGGCCGGCCTCGACTCCATACCCGGCACGGCCGCCGAGATCCTCGACGACGAGGTCCGCTGGGTGCTGACCAAGGGCAAGCTGCCGACGGCGACCTGGATCGAGGTGATCGAGACGGCGCACGAGGTCGGCCTCCGGTCCTCCTCGACGATGATGTACGGCCATGTCGACCAGCCCCGCCACTGGCTGGGCCACCTGCGTACCCTGGCGGGCATCCAGCAACGCACCGGCGGCTTCACGGAGTTCGTGACGCTCCCCTTCATCCACACCAACGCCCCGGTGTACCTGGCCGGCATCGCCCGCCCCGGCCCGTCCATGCGGGACAACCGGGCGGTCACGGCGATGGCCAGGCTGCTCCTGCACCCGTACATCCCGAACATCCAGACCAGCTGGGTCAAGCTCGGCACCGAGGGCGCGGCCGAGATGCTCCGCTCCGGCGCGAACGACCTCGGCGGCACCCTCATGGAGGAGACGATCTCGCGGATGGCGGGATCGTCGTACGGCTCCTACAAGTCGGTGAAGGACCTGATCGCGGTGGCGGAGGCGGCGGGCCGTCCAGCCCGCCCGCGCACCACGCTGTACGGCGAGGTGCCGCAGGAGCGGCAGAAGGCGGCGCGGGTCTCCGACGGGCATCTGCCGGAGCTGCTGCCGGTGCTGGACTGA
- a CDS encoding DUF2165 domain-containing protein yields MASTPPRTTRSALHLSATLLTASVALYIALVAFGNITDFGTNQAFVQHVLAMDTTFKDDDLMWRAITSKGLQNTAYVAIIVWETLAALVLIYGTWLWVRRDDQAARRFSTYGLLMLMLLFGAGFIAIGGEWFSMWQSDTWNGLDAALRVFVLSGVVLLVVNLPDRSAS; encoded by the coding sequence ATGGCATCGACACCCCCACGCACCACACGCAGCGCACTCCACCTCTCCGCCACTCTCCTCACCGCGAGCGTCGCGCTGTACATAGCGCTCGTCGCGTTCGGGAACATCACGGACTTCGGGACGAACCAGGCGTTCGTGCAGCATGTTCTCGCCATGGATACGACGTTCAAGGACGACGATCTGATGTGGAGAGCCATCACCAGCAAGGGACTTCAGAACACGGCGTACGTCGCGATCATCGTCTGGGAGACACTCGCGGCGCTCGTACTGATCTACGGCACCTGGCTGTGGGTGCGCCGGGACGACCAGGCGGCCCGGCGGTTCTCCACCTACGGTCTGCTCATGCTCATGCTGCTGTTCGGCGCCGGGTTCATCGCGATCGGCGGGGAGTGGTTCTCCATGTGGCAGTCGGACACCTGGAACGGCCTGGACGCGGCGCTGCGGGTGTTCGTGCTGAGCGGGGTCGTCCTGCTGGTGGTCAACCTGCCCGACCGTAGCGCTAGTTGA